A segment of the Candidatus Neomarinimicrobiota bacterium genome:
ATACTACTTCAATAAAAAATACTATTTCGGTTTCAGATACGCATTCAGTTTATTTTTCGCTGGTAGCCGGGTATGGTTCGAATATTGATTTAACGACATTTTCGACATCTATTTCTAATTCCGGGCCTTCGATTACATCGGTTTCAATGCCGGATTCTTTGAAAAAGTTAGGTGGTGACAGCTTGGCAATATCAGTCATGGTTGTCTCCGCAGATGACCCTGACGGTTATGAAGATGTCAAATCCTGCTATCTAATGTTTCAAAAACCGGACGGGACTTATTCTAGCGGGAGCCCTATTTCTCTTTACGATGATGGTGTAAGCAATCCGACATATTATTTATGGGACGAAACAGCAAATGATGGAAAATTTTCACGATATATCACGATTGATTCAGGGAACGCCTCCGGAACTTACAATGCTTATTTTTATGTTCGCGATTATGCCGGGATAGAATCTTCAGCTTATCTCAAAACGCTTGTGGTGTACTAATGAGATTTTTTCTACTTACTTGGTTTGTTTGGGTGACATTGGCAAAAGCATCTGATCCAGTTTTGGCAAAAGAATTCAAAATTGATAACAGAGTATTCAATAAAATATCTGTATCGGTTGACAGTCTAACAGAAGGGTTACAAAGTAACGTGATTGCAGAAATTCAATTGCAGGGAGATAGTCTTGTTTGGATCGGAACAGGTTCAGGTTTGTCATTGCTCAGGGATTCTGTTTCTGTGGTCACATTTTCAACCGGATCGTCATTTACCGAAGGTGGTTCAACTGATTTTCTTCCTTCAGGTGGAATATCCGCGATAGCCGCATCTAACGACACACTCTTTGTTGCCACAGCAACTACAAGTGGATCAAATAATCCAATGGGTAACGGGTTTGTGTGGTCAACAAATTCAACGGATACAACTATAACTTGGACCTATTTCAGTCAGCCGACCGAAGCTGCTGCAGATTCTCTTCCACCATTTGCAGGAAAATTTTTCAAAGCACTTCCTGTTACTGTGGAAGAATTTAATGTGACTTACGATGCATCTATTGCAGGGAATTATATTTGGATTACAAGTTGGGCCGGTGGACTTAGGCGGTACGATATTGTTAACAATTCTTGGGGACGCGTTCCGCTTCCAAAAGACAATCAAACCGATCTGAATACTTGCGACACCACTTTATATGGAAAAACAGGAGAATTCACAATTCTAGAAGATTTTTATCTCAATCCTCGAAATCCCTCAGAGGGTGGGAATCATAATCATAAAGCATTTTCCGTTTTGGCATATTCTGACACAATATGGGTTGGAACAGCAAACGGAATCAACCGAGGTATTTTAGGGACAAAAGGGTGTGTTGATTGGAACCATTATGCATACCCAATGGAAAACTTGACGGGGAATTTTGTAGTCTCATTGGCTCGGCAGGATTGGAATGGTCAAAGGATTATTTGGGCAGCGACCTTAAATGCAGATGATCCTACTGAGACGAGAGGATTAAGCTATACCACGAACGATGGCGGGACGTGGATTACTACGCTGATCGATAAGCGTGTTTACAATGTTATAGCACATGATTCCCTGGTTTTCGCTGTTACCAACGATGGAATTTGGAAATCGGAAGACGGAAAAACATGGGCAAAGTTCAAAGGAATAAATCAGGCAACTCCTATTAGTGTATTTTATTATGATCTGGATGAAATATTGACAAGTGACATGTTTTCCGTCGCGTTTGACAGCCGATCGTATTATCCATCCCATGCTTTGTGGATTGGGTCCATGGATGGATTAGCTAGATCATCAAATTTAGATGGTTCAAATTGGAAAATATACCGAGCAAATTTTGACCCGGCTGATGTATATGCTTATCCGAATCCTTTTTCTCCCGATGTCCATAATGTGCTTGATGGCGACGGGTATGTTCGGTTTCATACCGATGTTAAAGAATCTTATGTTATCAATGTGTCTGTGTATAATTTTGCAATGGAATTGGTTTATTCGAGCGAATACGATCGCAGAGAAAATAGTGGAGCGTTAAAATGGAACGGACGCGATAACCGAGGGAATTTGGTTTCAAATGGTTCATATTTTGTCCGCCTTGAATACGATTCAAAATCTGAATGGGTTAGTTTGATTGTGATCAAATGAAGATTCCAAAAAATCAGATTTGGTATTTAATCATTTTCGGCTCAATTGCGGCTACGGATTATTCAGGATACAGTGGATCCTTTCTAAGAATGGGAACAACCGCAAGGGCGATTGCAATGGGAAGCGCATTTACTGCAGAACTCGATTATGGGTTTTCTGCTTATTACAATCCGGCAGCAACAGCTTTTGTAGAATCGAAAAGAGTAAATTTTGCGCACCAGTCGCTGTCATTGAATCGAAGATTAATTGCCGCATCTTATTCTATGAATCTTCCACCAACTGCGGGCATTGGAATTTCGTGGGTTAGCGCCGGGACAGATAAAATTGATGGCCGTTCAACCTCTGGACAGCACACCCAATATTTATCCACAAGTGAAGATGCGCTCATGGTCACCTTTGCTCAAAAACTGCGATCGTGGTTTGCCATGGGAATCAATGTGAAGATTCTGTACCACCAATTACCAATGAATTCAGATAATTTAACTGGTAGCGGGATTGGATTTGATATGGGCGTGATGATTCGTGGAGGGAATATGCCATCGCTTGCTCTTATGGTTCAGGATTTGAATTCAAGTTACAATTGGAATACTACAACCGTATTTGAGGAACAGGGAAAATCCTACAAAGAACAGTTTCCGACGATTTACAGAATAGGATCTACTTATACGCTTGGTCAATTTTATTTTGTTGGCGATTTAGGTGTTGTTACAGATTCAGAATCACTGCTTGGTTATGCAATGAGAGTTGGCACAGAATATACTTATAAGGATCGGTATTTTTTGCGAGCTGGGTACGGTAATTCGAGAGCTTCGCTTGGTGCAGGTCTGAATTGGTCTTTTCTCAATCAAAATGATGCATACCTTGATTATGCATTTGTCATAGAATATCCGGCAGGCTCTGGACATATATTTACGTATGCGATTCATTTTTAATTCACTGATTTTCTCAGGATTCCTTTTGTCCGGGGCAGGATCGATCGGGACAGGATTTTTATCGCTTCCTACATCTGCATCCGAACTTTCTCTTGGTCAAAACCCCGTTTTTGGATTAACCAATTGGACAAACCCGGCCATTGGGGCCAACCAAAATTCGCAATCTTATTTGAATGTATCGTACGGAAGTTGGTTAAGCGGAGTTCGATCTTTCAAGCTGAGCGTTGGATCAAATTTGGGGAGTTATAAATCAGGATATAGGATTAGGCATGTCAGTCTTAATGATTTGGAATATCGAACCGACCGACCAACCGATGAACCATTAGCATCTTTTGGTGCGAGTGGAACTGCAATTGATTTTCATCTAAACAAATCATGGGAAAAGTTAAATGCTGGAATAGCATTGCGGTGGATCTATATGGATATGTACACAGAAAATTCGCAAGGAATTTCACTGGATATGGGTGGGATTTTCTCAATCGGGAAAAAACTAAAAATTGCCGTTAGCTTGTTAAATCTTGGAACGATGAACGCTTTCAAATCTGATAACCCTACTCTTCCGACCCGTATTTTGGCAGGAATTTCAACACAATTAAACCCGGGATTAATGTCGATTGAAATATCGGCTAGCGGAGAATACAATTCTCATGTTTCCGGAATCATATCCGGATTAGCAGGACAAATGCGTGTGGGGAAACTCATTATTAATTCAGCGGTTAGGTCATCGGATAATGTAATAACACTTTCCGGCGGTGTCGGGCTCTCGCTTGGGATGTACAGTCTTAACTATGGATTATTATACGGAACCCATCAACTTGGTTTACCCCAAATGATTGACCTTTCTATAAGGTTGCCATAGGTTATGGGAAAAACCTCGGACAATCAGAAAAAAATTATTTATTTTTTAGCCGTCATTGTACTGGCTTTTGGAGTTAAATATGTATTATCCATTCGTGACGAACCAGTTCGTACTACTGATGAATCCCCCGACATATATATAAAAGGCCAAGTGTCTGTTGATTCAATAAGGCATCGTGGATCCATTGCCATAATTATTGATGATTTTGGTTACCGAAATGATAAAGTGTCTGAAGGGTTCTTAAAGATAGATGCGTCCTTAACTTATGCGATTATCCCCGGGCACGAATATAGCCAATCGTTTTCCTCAAGAGCGAAGCAAAAGGGGTATGAAGTTATTGTTCATATGCCTTTTGAATCCCGGTTTAAAACCAAAGGTGAAAGAGAGTATATTCTTGAAACAGATATGACAAGTGAGGAATTGGAAATCAGAATAAATAAGGTACTTCGTCATTTGCCGGAGGCAGTAGGAATGAACAACCATCAAGGGTCAAAAACCAGCGCAGATAAACGCGTGATGGGGATTTTGGCTTCTATATTAAAACGAAATGGGAAATATTTTATTGATAGCCGGACTACAAAAGAAACCGTTGCAGAAGTGACGATGCGAAACCATCAAGTCCCGACAAATCGTCGGCACGTATTTTTAGATAATCAGGATAATATTGATTTAATAAAAACTCAATTGAAAGAACTTATTCAGAAAGCGGAAATTTTAGGAGTAGCTGTTGGAATTGGACATGCAAAGGAAAAAACCCTTACGGCGCTGAAAGAAATGATTCCTAGGATCCAAACTGAAGGCTACGATTTTGTTTTTGCATCGGAAGTGACAAACTGATGGGAATTCTTTGCAAAGTATTAAGAAATGATTACACCGAAAGCATTCATGTCGCATACGCTGTTGCGGTGGATGAAAATGGTAAGGTTTTATTTGCATCGGGCGACCCTGATTATATTACTTTCGTTCGTTCATCTCTCAAGCCCTTTCAGGCAGCAGCAGTAGTTGAGAAGGGTGCAACAAAGGATGCTAATTTTTTGCCGGATGAATTAGCGCTTATGTGCGCTTCTCACAATGGCGAGGACATTCATGTGAAAACTGCACAATCTATGCTGAATAAATTAGGACTTGATGCATCAGCCTACGAATGTGGAATTCATCCGCCGTATGATCAAGACACCCGCAATCAAATGTTAAAGGATGGGAAAGAATGGTCCGCGCTAAATAATAACTGCAGTGGGAAACATGCCGGAATGCTTTCACTTGCATTGAAGTTGGGTGTAGATCCGGCAGGATATACGAAAAAAGATCATCCGGTTCAGGAAAAAATATTTGAAAAACTTACAGATTTAACCGGAATACAAAATTTTCCAACCGGAATCGACGGTTGCAATGTTCCTGCACCCATGTTGTCGTTAAAAACGATTGCCGGTCTTTTCCAGAAATTGGCATCCGGAAAAGATGCTTCACTCAACACTTTATTTGAAGCGATGACTTCCCATCCTTATCTTGTTGCCGGAGAAAAAAGATTTGATACGGATTTTATCACCGCACTAAATGGACGCGCAGTTACCAAAGTTGGAGGAGAGGCTATTCGCGGTGTGGGTATTCAAACTCAAAATGGTGAATCAATCGGTATAGCCATAAAGGTACTGGATGGAAATCAAAGAGCAGCACCTGTGGCGACAATGAAGTTTTTGGAGCATCTGAAACTTTTATCTAATGTAGAAATCCAATACTTAGATACTTACAGGACAAGTATATTAAAAAACCATAAACAAATTGAAATCGGCCGAATTAAAGCTGATATAGAATTCTAGATGAAAATATTTATTTACGTTTTTTTGACTATTGCCATCCATGCTTCCTCTGCCAGGATAATGACGTATAATTTATGGGAATTTTCTGGCAATGATGATGATCGTGAAGATGACATCAAAATGGTCATAGAGGAAATTGATCCTGATATTATTGTAGCTGAGGAATTGGATGACATAGAAGGATTCAATGCTTTGGGATCTGATGTGCTAGATCAAATTGGATCCAATATTTACACCGGCGCACCTTTCATAGATCAATCAACGACTTACGCGGATATTGGATTATATTATAAGCATGATATTTTTGAGTTTGTCAGCACAGCCACGATAAACACTACTAACAACTGGGGGCACCGCGATGTGATCGAATTTGTTATGCGCCATATTTCTTCCGGTGTAGAAATTCGTTTATACGGTGTCCATTTGAAGGCTGGTACCGGTAGTGATAATGAAACAGATCGAGCAGAAGAAGCAGAAGCGCTCCGAAATTATTTAAATGAATTATCCGCTGAGGATTTCATATTTGTACTAGGAGATTTTAATTTATATAATTCCAGTGAAGATGCTTGGACAAATTTAACCGGGTCTCAAACGGACAATGACGGTCGGTTATTTGATCCAATTGACGAGGTAGGCTATTGGCACAATAGTTCCTATTTTGAAGACGTTCACACTCAATCGACTCGTAGTTATTATAATGGCCAAAATTATGGCGGAATGGATGATCGCTTTGATTTTATTTTAACCAACGCCACTGTGTTGGATGTAAACAGTTCCGAGTGTTATTACGTAGAGGGTACCTACACCGCCTTTGGAAATGATGGCAATCATTTTAATCAAGCAATAAACTCTGGAAATAATTCTGCTGTGAACGTTGATATTGCCGATGCGCTGGTGGTGGGTTCCGACCATTTACCGGTTTATATGGACGTGTGGTTTAATGACTTGGTGTACAGCGATACGAGAATTGTCATTACCGAAGTGATGCCAAATCCGAGCGCCGTTTCGGACAGTTATGGTGAATGGTTTGAAGTGTACAATGCTGACACAGTGTCTCTGGATTTAAACGGCTGGATTATTAAAGATGATGGCTCGGACACACACACA
Coding sequences within it:
- a CDS encoding PorV/PorQ family protein — its product is MKIPKNQIWYLIIFGSIAATDYSGYSGSFLRMGTTARAIAMGSAFTAELDYGFSAYYNPAATAFVESKRVNFAHQSLSLNRRLIAASYSMNLPPTAGIGISWVSAGTDKIDGRSTSGQHTQYLSTSEDALMVTFAQKLRSWFAMGINVKILYHQLPMNSDNLTGSGIGFDMGVMIRGGNMPSLALMVQDLNSSYNWNTTTVFEEQGKSYKEQFPTIYRIGSTYTLGQFYFVGDLGVVTDSESLLGYAMRVGTEYTYKDRYFLRAGYGNSRASLGAGLNWSFLNQNDAYLDYAFVIEYPAGSGHIFTYAIHF
- a CDS encoding divergent polysaccharide deacetylase family protein, coding for MGKTSDNQKKIIYFLAVIVLAFGVKYVLSIRDEPVRTTDESPDIYIKGQVSVDSIRHRGSIAIIIDDFGYRNDKVSEGFLKIDASLTYAIIPGHEYSQSFSSRAKQKGYEVIVHMPFESRFKTKGEREYILETDMTSEELEIRINKVLRHLPEAVGMNNHQGSKTSADKRVMGILASILKRNGKYFIDSRTTKETVAEVTMRNHQVPTNRRHVFLDNQDNIDLIKTQLKELIQKAEILGVAVGIGHAKEKTLTALKEMIPRIQTEGYDFVFASEVTN
- a CDS encoding asparaginase, which gives rise to MGILCKVLRNDYTESIHVAYAVAVDENGKVLFASGDPDYITFVRSSLKPFQAAAVVEKGATKDANFLPDELALMCASHNGEDIHVKTAQSMLNKLGLDASAYECGIHPPYDQDTRNQMLKDGKEWSALNNNCSGKHAGMLSLALKLGVDPAGYTKKDHPVQEKIFEKLTDLTGIQNFPTGIDGCNVPAPMLSLKTIAGLFQKLASGKDASLNTLFEAMTSHPYLVAGEKRFDTDFITALNGRAVTKVGGEAIRGVGIQTQNGESIGIAIKVLDGNQRAAPVATMKFLEHLKLLSNVEIQYLDTYRTSILKNHKQIEIGRIKADIEF